One Ranitomeya variabilis isolate aRanVar5 chromosome 5, aRanVar5.hap1, whole genome shotgun sequence DNA window includes the following coding sequences:
- the LOC143775025 gene encoding CD5 antigen-like: MELALPLSWSLCLWVSSLALSGSSGLRSSLAALQNESLVENVETCQGIVLIFINDTGNLVCDSLWSLQSPLAQVVCKESGCGAPNSTWTLKSPPKDSYGAVQGFQCKGNESSVNECEKEGEAGQDCGPQSIAAVSCNQNFSNHTDVSSWRLSRGRRSCDGHVEVFTADTWSPLCFNSIKKSDAPLLCQQMGCTPQSPIFSPLNKVKSSLEPVTLQCLENGSALWECDNYAVQTCTSGLTTYLQCNRARMEESWLVWLTICFAAIMILIFCWFRVVKSWKCCNQCLHKNVLYIFRKRSNPHHEIHARRSIYHREPPNVQVQETNSPPSSPGVVQDPSEVNALLAPHGFQLNHTITPPPSYMHALRVLSRPLENTRTPPPSYLEALKILSRPVLVHVNATEYYEEKEDLDVLTSKEKGEDC; encoded by the exons CACTGAGTGGATCCTCTGGACTTCGCAGCTCGTTAGCGGCTCTGCAGAATGAATCATTGGTGGAGAACGTAGAAACGTGTCAAGGAATCGTCCTGATCTTCATCAATGACACCGGCAACCTG GTGTGTGACAGTCTGTGGAGCCTGCAGTCTCCTCTCGCACAAGTTGTGTGCAAGGAATCGGGATGTGGAGCTCCAAATTCTACATGGACCTTGAAGTCTCCTCCAAAGGACTCATATGGCGCCGTCCAAGGCTTCCAGTGTAAAG GAAACGAGTCCAGTGTGAATGAGTGTGAGAAGGAAGGAGAGGCCGGGCAGGATTGTGGTCCCCAGAGTATTGCAGCCGTCTCCTGTAACCAGAACTTCAGCAACCATACAG ATGTGAGCTCATGGAGACTCTCCAGGGGCCGCAGGTCTTGTGATGGGCACGTAGAGGTGTTTACGGCTGACACATGGAGTCCTCTGTGTTTCAACAGCATCAAGAAAAGCGATGCTCCTCTGCTCTGTCAGCAG ATGGGCTGTACACCACAGTCGCCTATATTCTCACCACTTAACAAGGTCAAGTCGTCTCTGGAGCCGGTGACTTTACAGTGTCTGGAGAATGGGAGCGCTCTGTGGGAGTGTGACAACTACGCCGTTCAGACTTGTACATCCGGCCTGACCACGTATCTGCAGTGTAACCGCGCTCG AATGGAGGAGTCGTGGCTCGTCTGGCTCACCATATGTTTTGCTGCTATAATGATCCTGATTTTTTGCTGGTTTCGAGTGGTCAAGTCTTGGAAATGTTGTAATCAATGTCTGCACAAGAACGTGCTTTATATTTTCCGTAAAAGATCCAACCCCCATCATGAAATTCATGCACGGAGGAGCATTTACCACCGGGAACCCCCAAATGTCCAAGTCCAGGAAACCAATAGTCCTCCATCTTCTCCGGGAGTTGTGCAGGATCCGAGCG AAGTGAACGCTTTGCTGGCGCCTCATGGTTTCCAGTTGAATCACACCATCACCCCTCCGCCCAGCTACATGCACGCGCTGCGTGTTTTGTCCAGACCTCTGGAGAACACACGGACTCCGCCACCAAGCTACCTCGAAGCGCTAAAGATTCTGTCTCGTCCAGTCTTAGTCCATGTTAATGCAACAGAATACTATGAAGAGAAAGAGGACCTGGATGTTCTTACCTCTAAAGAGAAAGGAGAGGACTGTTAG